The proteins below are encoded in one region of Styela clava chromosome 4, kaStyClav1.hap1.2, whole genome shotgun sequence:
- the LOC120326223 gene encoding cilia- and flagella-associated protein 70-like, translating into MAEEGEDVRTSETIRINILRCRQLRGVKGDSITSYVHADFDNKSLGDSSKVDSTPESEAEYNFSASFECTFTEVGHTFDDVAYKPVIITVNEVLPKEKKQKDEKTSVIGQCTVDLLPLLNGELRVESTLQLHPVVGSPMENLPPDIPKAEIDVVISVNEQLLESSNLTQSNLLTVRVGSAYSLPDSWSLLGAQYNYAIGMPIPTAAEKEIPLIFTNGSLKPGAEKEMANRPLKWFNLPNVTSAAQYIPSSVLERLSPDEEKGDLKQKDALDFRRDCENEKNRVTWDTERRYYLEPNARAVFQNKIAETRLWPVEIMRMPPPAQPKAAGGGKKDKGGSVEEDHQISFHGVCYVDLGPLLYPGVKKVAGAFLVQPFNDHDLADKTKRKQAIANDVIRVNSSISRMTGSSPVQKGGKGTASVAKDTPSKKSSAVMRPTDTGSEGDGIHHNIEGEMYLEARTFVYLEFILHQPLVPRREPEQLAKLVSEYIPPRPPFKRAVGGAQKAVEDFHNQIGSVSTMVLNEFRNLFGEEILDSEEPQNPEKQEERRKQLLFKLNSSGKYFAFKEQIKHSIVKIVREKYMKTTAFTDKGELQEFLSELYVYLIDEMHESLEKVLLVGDQYEGSPRSFADSEQLKRFAQEAEVNEEYDDAAMYYQERLTKDKNDPEHWFDYGTFNLLIGDYSKAAECFKESVSINQTFTKGLLMYGILCAMEGDKEEAETVFERTTGLTSNSSDLPSCLSWTILALFYDNLGNEIRAEHSYAEARQRNATAYSSEHDTAEENDTMDQLPSKGDLETVTSSLLPPSAGAVKQSSGSVKSASTTKGNKTGKRDGPGRIKSSAENSTSSKEILPNDQKPQSPLKDESAASRMKSIFLRTSEWLLDMKALKFAEIALSHELLDPLGGPGAEYHVALARLHMMRKEYTQAEENLNHATRIDHQHPDAWAITGHLHYVTGNLPSARDCYERTLAFIADASEMHAIYLRLGTIYIMEEEYLKAKETFLLACKYSPSCVSWLGVGIACYRLNELSESEDALAEANLLNNSNPEVWAYLSLVCLQTERKLEAEQSYKYAMNLKLKDEDLIHEIHLMQKKVGFGNPSF; encoded by the exons ATGGCAGAAGAAGGCGAAGATGTCAGGACTAGTGAGACAATTCGCATTAATATTCTGCGGTGTCGCCAGCTGCGTGGTGTAAAGGGAGATTCGATAACTTCGTATGTTCATGCTGACTTTGACAATAAGTCACTTGGAGATTCTTCTAAG GTGGACTCAACACCTGAATCAGAGGCGGAATATAATTTTTCAGCAAGTTTTGAATGCACATTCACAGAAGTTGGACACACCTTTGACGATGTTGCTTATAAGCCAGTCATAA TTACTGTAAATGAAGTTTTACCAAAAGAAAAAAAGCAGAAAGATGAAAAGACATCCGTTATTGGCCAATGTACAGTTGATTTACTTCCTCTACTTAATGGGGAACTGAGGGTGGAAAGTACGTTACAACTTCATCCTGTTGTTGGTTCACCAATGGAAAATTTACCTCCTGATATCCCGAAG gCTGAAATTGATGTTGTTATATCTGTAAATGAGCAATTACTTGAGTCCAGCAATCTCACTCAGAGCAATTTGTTGACAGTGAGAGTAGGATCTGCATATTCTTTACCTGACTCCTGGTCTTTGCTAGGAGCACAATACAATTATGCAATTGGAATGCCAATCCCCACTGCAGCTGAG aAAGAAATACCATTGATATTTACAAATGGAAGTTTAAAACCTGGTGCTGAAAAAGAGATGGCTAATCGGCCTCTGAAATGGTTTAATTTACCCAATGTTACAAGTGCTGCTCAGTATATACCAAGCAG TGTATTAGAAAGACTGTCTCCCGATGAGGAGAAAGGAGATTTAAAACAGAAGGATGCTCTTGACTTTCGAAGAGATTGTGAAAATGAGAAGAACAGGGTTACCTGGGATACTGAAAGACGATATTATCTTGAACCTAATGCAAGAGCTGT TTTTCAAAACAAGATTGCTGAAACCAGATTATGGCCGGTAGAAATTATGCGAATGCCACCTCCGGCACAACCAAAAGCAGCAG GTGGTGGAAAAAAAGACAAAGGTGGAAGTGTTGAAGAAGATCATCAAATATCATTTCATGGTGTTTGTTATGTTGATCTTGGACCACTCTTATATCCTGGTGTTAAAAAAGTTGCTGGTGCATTTCTTGTTCAACCTTTCAATGATCATGATTTAGCTGATAAA ACGAAAAGAAAACAAGCCATTGCAAATGATGTCATCAGAGTTAATAGTAGCATCAGCAGAATGACTGGTTCTTCTCCAGTACAGAAAGGTGGGAAAGGAACAGCTTCAGTCGCTAAGGACACTCCATCGAAAAAAAGCTCAGCAGTTATGAGGCCTACAGACACTGGTTCGGAAGGAGATGGTATTCATCAT AACATAGAAGGTGAAATGTATTTGGAAGCTCGTACATTTGTCTACCTGGAGTTTATATTACATCAACCTCTTGTTCCAAGACGTGAACCTGAACAACTCGCTAAACTTGTTAGTGAATACATTCCTCCACGTCCACCTTTCAAACGAGCTGTAGGCGGAGCACAAAAAGCTGTGGAAGATTTCCACAACCAGATAGGAAGTGTGTCAACCATGGTTTTAAATGAATTTAG AAATTTGTTTGGTGAAGAAATATTGGATTCTGAAGAACCTCAGAATCCAGAAAAACAAGAAGAAAGAAGAAAACAACTTTTATTCAAGCTCAATTCTTCtggaaaatattttgcttttaaAGAACAAATTAAG CATTCCATTGTGAAAATCGTTCGTGAGAAATACATGAAAACAACAGCATTTACAGACAAAGGAGAATTGCAGGAGTTTCTGAGTGAACTTTATGTTTATTTAATTGATGAAATGCATGAAAGTCTTGAAAAG GTATTGTTGGTGGGTGATCAATATGAAGGATCACCAAGATCATTTGCTGATTCGGAACAATTGAAGAGATTTGCTCAAGAAGCTGAAGTTAATGAAGAATATGATGATGCAGCAATGTATTATCAA GAAAGATtgacaaaagataaaaatgatCCTGAACATTGGTTTGATTATGGAACTTTCAATTTATTGATTGGAGATTATTCAAAAGCTGCAGAATGCTTCAAAGAATCTGTTTCAATCAACCAAACATTCACAAAGGG GTTATTAATGTATGGTATATTATGTGCAATGGAAGGAGACAAAGAAGAAGCAGAAACTGTATTTGAAAGAACGACCGGTTTAACTTCCAACAG ctcTGATCTACCTTCTTGCTTGAGTTGGACGATCCTAGCTTTGTTTTATGATAATCTTGGAAATGAAATTCGTGCCGAGCATTCTTATGCAGAAGCAAGACAAAGAAATGCAACTGCTTATTCATCAGAACATGACACAGCAGAAGAAAATGATACTATGG ATCAATTGCCAAGCAAAGGAGATCTTGAAACAGTAACATCATCTCTGTTACCACCCAGCGCTGGTGCAGTGAAGCAGTCATCGGGTTCTGTAAAATCTGCTTCTACAACTAAAGGAAACAAAACTGGGAAACGAG ATGGCCCAGGAAGAATAAAAAGTTCAGCAGAAAACAGCACTTCATCAAAAGAAATTTTACCAAATGATCAGAAACCACAGTCACCTTTGAAAGATGAATCTGCTGCATCAAGAATGAAGAGCATTTTTCTGCGAACATCTGAATGGTTGTTGGATATGAAGGCACTAAAG tttgccgaaattgcattgTCACACGAATTGCTTGATCCTCTTGGAGGTCCGGGTGCAGAATATCATGTTGCACTCGCTCGACTACATATGATGAGAAAGGAATATACTCAAGCTGAGGAGAACCTCAACCATGCGACTCGTATCGATCATCAG CATCCTGATGCTTGGGCTATCACTGGTCACCTTCATTATGTGACTGGCAACTTACCTTCAGCAAGAGATTGTTATGAACGTACACTCGCATTCATTGCTGATGCCTCAGAAATGCATGCAATATATTTGAGACTTGGAACTATTTATATCATGGAAGAAGAG TACTTGAAAGCAAAAGAAACCTTCTTACTTGCTTGCAAATATTCTCCATCGTGTGTTTCATGGCTCGGAGTGGGGATTGCATGTTATCGG TTGAATGAACTATCAGAATCTGAAGATGCATTAGCTGAAGCAAATTTATTGAACAATAGCAATCCTGAAGTTTGGGCATATTTATCTCTTGTTTGTTTACAG ACTGAAAGAAAACTTGAAGCTGAACAATCTTATAAATATGcgatgaatttaaaattaaaagatGAAGATTTGATTCATGAAATTCATCTGATGCAAAAGAAAGTTGGATTTGGAAACCCTTCATTTTAa